The Leptidea sinapis chromosome 15, ilLepSina1.1, whole genome shotgun sequence genome window below encodes:
- the LOC126968287 gene encoding THUMP domain-containing protein 1 homolog has protein sequence MGDTRKKKKFYFRKGRNKYFLEPGFRGFFCTCNFREKECVKEMYNLLNEYAVKVYPDLENAPPIARKDENDHSESESESEMTDIGEQLRREVDNMKKDSQKALRHKRFQVVETGASNCIFIKTNLSYPEELTAAIIKDLCLTKVQKTRHVLRFLPIMATCKANLPDIMECAGKLFDRFFLKKSSTFAIIFNKRFNSSVSRDLIIKELAEMIVLKNSDNKADLKNPGLCIIVEVIKGICLLSIVEDYFTYKKYNLHEICKDNSNMESEDSPAKKFKPDVTDDVTTVV, from the coding sequence ATGGGTGATACAAGAAAGAAGAAAAAGTTTTACTTTCGGAAaggaagaaataaatattttctagaACCCGGCTTCAGAGGTTTCTTTTGCACGTGTAACTTCCGAGAAAAAGAATGTGTAAAGGAGATGTACAACTTATTAAATGAGTATGCTGTAAAAGTGTACCCTGATCTGGAAAATGCACCACCGATAGCTAGAAAGGACGAAAATGATCACTCAGAAAGTGAATCTGAAAGTGAAATGACTGACATTGGAGAACAGCTCAGGCGGGAGGTGGATAACATGAAGAAAGACTCACAAAAAGCTCTCAGGCACAAAAGGTTTCAGGTAGTAGAGACTGGAGCATCAAACTGCATCTTTATAAAAACTAATTTGTCCTATCCAGAAGAATTGACTGCAGCTATTATCAAAGATTTGTGTCTCACAAAAGTGCAGAAGACAAGGCATGTTCTGCGCTTTTTACCAATCATGGCAACTTGCAAAGCCAATTTACCTGATATAATGGAGTGTGCAGGAAAGTTATTTGATAGatttttcttgaaaaagtcATCAACATTTGCGATTATTTTCAACAAAAGATTCAACAGCAGTGTTTCAAGAGATTTGATAATAAAAGAGCTGGCGGAAATGATTGTTCTTAAGAATAGTGATAACAAAGCCGACCTTAAGAATCCTGGACTGTGCATAATTGTTGAAGTAATCAAGGGAATCTGTCTGCTCAGTATTGTTGAGGATTActttacatataaaaaatataatttacatgaaatttGTAAGGACAATTCAAACATGGAGAGTGAAGACAGTCCAGCTAAGAAGTTCAAACCTGATGTGACAGATGATGTAACAACAGTTGTGTGa